One stretch of Streptomyces hygroscopicus DNA includes these proteins:
- a CDS encoding LuxR family transcriptional regulator, whose protein sequence is MRAVIAEDSVLLRIGLVKVVQTAGFEVVAEAADAEGLLAAVEEHRPDIAVVDVRMPPGFTDEGVRAALLIRRQWPDTAVLLLSQYVEERYAADLLTSHTSGIGYLLKQRVADVEEFIDALRRVAGGGTALDPQVVAQLLVRRHSDPLDRLTSRERDVLELMAGGRSNAGIAGALVISESAVAKHINSILGKLDLPVAEADHRRVLAVLRFLGVG, encoded by the coding sequence GTGCGCGCTGTGATCGCCGAGGACTCGGTTCTGCTGCGGATCGGCCTGGTCAAGGTCGTACAGACCGCGGGCTTCGAGGTCGTGGCGGAGGCGGCGGACGCCGAGGGGCTGCTGGCGGCGGTCGAGGAACACCGCCCGGACATCGCGGTCGTGGACGTCCGGATGCCCCCGGGCTTCACGGACGAGGGCGTCCGGGCGGCCCTGCTGATCCGGCGGCAGTGGCCGGACACCGCCGTGCTGCTGCTGTCGCAGTACGTCGAGGAGCGGTACGCGGCGGACCTGCTGACGTCCCACACCAGCGGGATCGGCTATCTGCTCAAGCAGCGGGTCGCGGACGTGGAGGAGTTCATCGACGCGCTGCGCCGGGTGGCGGGCGGTGGCACCGCCCTGGACCCGCAGGTCGTGGCCCAGTTGCTGGTGCGGCGGCACAGCGATCCGCTGGACCGGCTGACCTCGCGTGAGCGCGACGTACTGGAGCTGATGGCCGGCGGGCGGTCGAACGCGGGGATCGCCGGGGCGTTGGTGATCAGCGAGAGCGCGGTGGCCAAGCACATCAACTCCATCTTGGGGAAGCTGGACCTGCCGGTCGCCGAGGCGGACCACCGCAGGGTGCTGGCCGTGCTGCGGTTCCTGGGCGTGGGCTAG
- a CDS encoding histidine kinase — MRLPTALRPAFERTLHRLRRDLGFGVAGAAAQFVAWAIPMSVPWLIYEDIAALGWVVLALVLPLVVPAVATPVLTRVQRWRFKELLDIEITGPGWAPRQLWYHLLAGPAVAWGGVLAATMALVGLGAATVYLWIWGVPLSWRLDHVGYSTQAAYVTAGGLILLGLAYALIGALARLDTRAATTLLGPVPAKELERRVEDLTESRAGAVDAADAERRRIERDLHDGAQQRLVSMAVNLGLAKATLKDLPDEARQVIDEAHREAKGAIEELSSLVRGLHPAVLDELGLDAALSGIAARAPLPVRLHVHVPERAAPTVEAVAYFVVSEALANVAKHARAERADVTVVRAGGTLRIVVEDDGVGGADPARGSGLGGLAKRTGSVDGTFDISSPRGGPTVITVELPCAL, encoded by the coding sequence ATGAGACTCCCCACCGCGCTGCGGCCCGCGTTCGAGCGGACGCTTCACCGGCTGCGGCGCGACCTCGGTTTCGGCGTCGCGGGTGCGGCGGCGCAGTTCGTGGCCTGGGCGATCCCCATGAGCGTTCCGTGGCTGATCTACGAGGACATCGCGGCCCTGGGGTGGGTCGTGCTCGCCCTCGTCCTCCCGCTCGTCGTCCCGGCCGTGGCCACGCCCGTGCTGACGCGCGTCCAGCGGTGGCGCTTCAAGGAGCTGCTCGACATCGAGATCACCGGGCCCGGGTGGGCTCCGCGGCAACTGTGGTACCACCTGCTGGCCGGACCGGCGGTCGCCTGGGGCGGGGTACTGGCCGCCACGATGGCCCTCGTCGGCCTCGGGGCCGCCACCGTGTACCTGTGGATATGGGGCGTCCCGCTGTCCTGGCGGCTCGACCACGTCGGATACTCGACCCAGGCCGCGTATGTCACGGCGGGCGGCCTGATCCTGCTGGGCCTTGCCTACGCGCTCATCGGTGCCCTCGCGCGGCTCGACACCCGCGCCGCCACCACGCTGCTGGGCCCCGTCCCCGCCAAGGAGCTGGAACGGCGGGTCGAGGACCTGACCGAGAGCCGTGCGGGGGCGGTCGACGCGGCCGACGCCGAGCGCCGCCGCATCGAACGCGATCTGCACGACGGCGCCCAGCAGCGGCTGGTGTCCATGGCGGTCAACCTGGGGCTGGCGAAGGCCACTCTCAAGGATCTGCCGGACGAGGCGCGGCAGGTCATCGACGAGGCGCACCGGGAGGCCAAGGGGGCCATCGAGGAGCTGAGCAGCCTGGTGCGCGGGCTGCACCCGGCCGTCCTCGACGAACTCGGTCTGGACGCCGCCCTCTCCGGCATCGCGGCGCGCGCCCCACTGCCGGTGCGGCTGCATGTCCATGTGCCGGAGCGAGCCGCCCCGACAGTCGAGGCCGTCGCGTACTTCGTCGTGTCCGAGGCGCTCGCCAACGTCGCCAAGCACGCCCGGGCGGAGCGGGCCGACGTCACGGTCGTCCGCGCCGGGGGCACGCTGCGGATCGTCGTCGAGGACGACGGGGTGGGCGGCGCCGACCCCGCGCGGGGCAGCGGCCTCGGCGGGCTCGCCAAACGGACCGGGTCGGTGGACGGCACGTTCGACATCAGCAGCCCCCGCGGGGGCCCGACCGTCATCACTGTGGAGCTGCCGTGCGCGCTGTGA
- a CDS encoding glycyl-tRNA synthetase yields the protein MAADKIDTIVSLSKRRGFVYPCSEIYGGQRAAWDYGPLGVELKENIKRQWWRSMVTSRDDVVGLDSSVILAREVWEASGHVATFTDPLTECTSCHKRFRADHLEEAYEAKHGRLPENGLADVNCPHCGNKGSFTEPKQFSGLLATHLGPTQDSGSIAYLRPETAQGIFTNFLAVQQTSRRKPPFGIAQVGKSFRNEITPGNFIFRTREFEQMEMEFFVKPGEDETWHEYWMEQRWNWYRDLGLQEANIRWYEHPKEKLSHYSKRTADIEYRFSFGGSEWGELEGLANRTDFDLKAHSAASGQDLSYFDQEAGERWTPYVIEPAAGVGRAMLAFMLDAYVEDEAPNAKGKMEKRTVMRLDPRLAPVKVAVLPLSRNPQLSPKAKGLAADLRKHWNIEFDDAGAIGRRYRRQDEIGTPFCVTVDFDTLDDNAVTVRERDTMKQERVSLDQIQSYLGGRLIGC from the coding sequence GTGGCCGCCGACAAGATCGACACCATCGTCAGCCTCAGCAAGCGCCGTGGCTTCGTCTACCCGTGCAGCGAGATCTACGGCGGCCAGCGCGCCGCCTGGGACTACGGACCGCTCGGCGTGGAACTGAAGGAGAACATCAAGCGGCAGTGGTGGCGTTCGATGGTCACCTCTCGTGACGACGTCGTCGGACTCGACTCGTCCGTGATCCTGGCCCGTGAGGTGTGGGAGGCGTCCGGCCACGTCGCCACCTTCACGGACCCGCTCACCGAGTGCACCTCCTGCCACAAGCGGTTCCGCGCGGACCACCTGGAGGAGGCGTACGAGGCCAAGCACGGCCGGCTCCCCGAGAACGGCCTGGCCGACGTCAACTGCCCGCACTGCGGCAACAAGGGCAGCTTCACCGAGCCCAAGCAGTTCTCCGGGCTGCTCGCCACCCACCTCGGCCCGACCCAGGACTCCGGCTCGATCGCGTATCTGCGCCCCGAGACCGCCCAGGGCATCTTCACCAACTTCCTCGCCGTCCAGCAGACCTCGCGCCGGAAGCCGCCGTTCGGTATCGCGCAGGTCGGCAAGTCGTTCCGCAACGAGATCACGCCGGGAAACTTCATCTTCCGGACGCGTGAATTCGAGCAGATGGAGATGGAGTTCTTCGTCAAGCCGGGCGAGGACGAGACGTGGCACGAGTACTGGATGGAGCAGCGCTGGAACTGGTACCGGGACCTCGGTCTCCAGGAGGCGAACATCCGGTGGTACGAGCACCCGAAGGAGAAGCTCTCCCACTACTCCAAGCGCACCGCTGACATCGAGTACCGCTTCAGCTTCGGCGGCTCGGAGTGGGGCGAGCTGGAGGGCCTGGCCAACCGCACCGACTTCGACCTGAAGGCGCACTCGGCGGCGTCCGGCCAGGACCTGTCGTACTTCGACCAGGAGGCCGGCGAGCGCTGGACCCCCTACGTCATCGAGCCGGCGGCGGGCGTGGGCCGCGCGATGCTGGCCTTCATGCTCGACGCGTACGTCGAGGACGAGGCGCCGAACGCCAAGGGCAAGATGGAGAAGCGCACCGTGATGCGGCTCGACCCGCGTCTGGCGCCGGTCAAGGTCGCGGTGCTGCCGCTGTCCCGCAACCCGCAGCTCTCGCCGAAGGCCAAGGGGCTCGCGGCGGACCTGCGCAAGCACTGGAACATCGAGTTCGACGACGCGGGCGCGATCGGCCGCCGCTACCGTCGCCAGGACGAGATCGGCACGCCCTTCTGCGTCACCGTGGACTTCGACACCCTCGACGACAACGCCGTGACCGTGCGCGAGCGCGACACGATGAAGCAGGAGCGGGTCTCCCTCGACCAGATCCAGTCCTACCTGGGCGGCCGCCTGATCGGCTGCTGA
- a CDS encoding ABC transporter substrate-binding protein, which produces MNIRRLRPTTALVGAAALGLTTLTACSSNVGDGRTDGKLDVVASFYPLQFLAQRIGGTAIHVSSLTKPGVEPHDLEISPRQTADLSKAGLVVYLKGLQPSVDRAIGQAEPKHVADAASYTTLEDHGTEVEGDHDHGGEGGHGGEGDEGHEGHAHSGDAAADPHIWLDPVRYAQVAKGVGKALEKADPDHATTYKKNTTALVKELTTLDQDFRSGLKDRSSDTFITTHAAFGYLAERYGLRQEAISGLDPESEPSPARIKGLHSVAKKDKVNTVFFETLVSDRTAKTLAGDLHLRTDVLDPIEGIGDKSKGDDYIQVMRSNLKALQKALGTK; this is translated from the coding sequence ATGAACATACGCCGCCTCAGGCCCACGACCGCCCTCGTCGGAGCCGCCGCACTGGGCCTGACCACCCTCACAGCCTGCTCCTCCAACGTTGGCGACGGAAGGACGGACGGCAAGCTGGACGTGGTGGCGTCGTTCTATCCCCTGCAGTTCCTCGCCCAGCGGATCGGCGGGACCGCCATCCATGTGTCCTCCCTGACCAAGCCCGGCGTCGAACCGCACGATCTGGAGATCAGCCCCCGGCAGACCGCCGATCTCAGCAAGGCGGGCCTGGTGGTCTACCTCAAGGGGCTGCAGCCCTCCGTCGACCGGGCCATCGGACAGGCCGAGCCGAAGCACGTCGCCGACGCCGCCTCGTACACCACGCTGGAGGACCACGGCACGGAGGTCGAGGGCGACCATGACCACGGGGGCGAAGGCGGTCACGGGGGCGAGGGTGACGAAGGGCACGAGGGCCACGCCCACTCCGGCGACGCCGCCGCCGACCCCCACATCTGGCTGGACCCGGTGCGCTACGCCCAGGTCGCCAAGGGTGTCGGCAAGGCGCTGGAGAAGGCCGACCCCGATCACGCCACGACGTACAAGAAGAACACCACCGCCCTGGTCAAGGAGCTGACCACGCTCGATCAGGACTTCCGGAGCGGTTTGAAGGACCGTTCGTCGGACACCTTCATCACGACCCACGCCGCCTTCGGCTATCTCGCCGAGCGCTACGGTCTGCGGCAGGAGGCGATCTCCGGCCTCGACCCCGAATCCGAGCCCAGCCCGGCCCGGATCAAGGGGCTGCACAGCGTCGCCAAGAAGGACAAGGTCAACACCGTCTTCTTCGAAACCCTCGTGAGCGACCGGACGGCGAAGACGCTGGCGGGCGACCTCCATCTGCGGACCGATGTGCTCGATCCCATCGAGGGCATCGGCGACAAGTCCAAGGGTGACGACTACATCCAGGTCATGCGATCCAACCTGAAGGCCCTGCAGAAGGCGCTGGGCACCAAGTGA
- a CDS encoding ABC transporter, with product MATEEPDIAPTAPPHPGPEAPTHPAPTSAPTADPISLRGATATLGGRPVLRGIDLTVRRGEVVALLGANGSGKSTAVRSIVGQVPLTGGELALFGTPRRRFRDWARIGYVPQRTTAASGVPATVREVVSAGRLARRRFAPPRKADRAAVQRALELVGMADRARDPVSALSGGQHQRVLIARALAGEPELLIMDEPMAGVDLASQEILAGTLREQVAAGATVLLVLHELGPLEPLIDRAVVLRDGCVVHDGPPPKAVGQHALPGHDHVHPHAAPDAEPIRTGLLT from the coding sequence ATGGCGACCGAGGAACCGGACATAGCCCCGACCGCGCCCCCGCATCCAGGACCCGAGGCACCCACACATCCGGCCCCGACCTCAGCACCGACCGCCGACCCCATATCCCTGCGCGGCGCCACCGCCACCCTCGGTGGCCGCCCCGTGCTGCGCGGTATCGATCTGACCGTCCGCCGCGGCGAGGTCGTGGCGCTGCTCGGCGCCAACGGCTCGGGCAAGTCCACCGCCGTACGGTCCATCGTCGGCCAGGTGCCGCTCACCGGCGGTGAGCTGGCCCTCTTCGGCACCCCCCGCCGCCGCTTCCGCGACTGGGCCCGGATCGGTTACGTACCGCAGCGCACCACCGCCGCCAGCGGCGTCCCCGCGACCGTACGCGAGGTCGTCTCGGCGGGCCGGCTGGCCCGGCGCCGGTTCGCCCCGCCGCGCAAGGCGGACCGGGCGGCCGTTCAGCGGGCCCTGGAGCTCGTCGGCATGGCCGACCGCGCCCGGGACCCGGTGAGCGCCCTCTCCGGCGGTCAGCACCAGCGCGTGCTGATCGCTCGCGCCCTCGCGGGCGAACCGGAACTGCTGATCATGGACGAGCCGATGGCCGGGGTCGACCTCGCCAGCCAGGAGATCCTCGCGGGCACCCTCCGCGAGCAGGTCGCCGCCGGTGCCACGGTCCTCCTCGTCCTCCATGAGCTCGGCCCGCTGGAGCCGCTGATCGACCGCGCGGTGGTGCTCCGCGACGGCTGCGTGGTCCACGACGGACCGCCGCCCAAGGCCGTGGGCCAGCACGCGCTGCCCGGCCACGATCACGTCCATCCCCATGCGGCGCCCGACGCCGAACCGATCCGGACAGGGTTGCTGACCTGA
- a CDS encoding ABC transporter, with product MLEILDYAFMQRALLAAVLVGITAPAVGIYLVQRRQAIMGDGIGHVALTGVALGFLTGANPVWTAVAVSALGAIAMELIRWYGKTRGDLALAMLFYGGMAGGVLLINLSPTGSNANLTTYLFGSITTVSPEDVVAISLLAAFVVLITLGLRRQLFAVCQDEEFARVTGLPVRTLNLLLAVTAAVTVTVAMRVVGLLLVSALMVVPVAAAQQATRGFAMTLALAITIGVVVTLSGTVFSFYKNVPPGASIVVLAIGVFAVITALAAPLAKRRAQRVAAAGEGCTVRDDVLV from the coding sequence ATGCTCGAGATCCTCGACTACGCCTTTATGCAGCGGGCCCTGCTCGCCGCCGTCCTGGTGGGCATCACCGCGCCCGCCGTCGGCATCTACCTCGTCCAGCGCCGCCAGGCGATCATGGGCGACGGGATCGGCCATGTCGCCCTTACCGGCGTCGCCCTCGGCTTCCTGACCGGCGCCAACCCCGTGTGGACCGCCGTCGCCGTCTCCGCCCTCGGCGCGATCGCCATGGAGCTGATCCGCTGGTACGGCAAGACCCGTGGCGATCTCGCGCTCGCGATGCTCTTCTACGGCGGGATGGCGGGCGGTGTGCTGCTGATCAACCTCTCGCCGACCGGCTCCAACGCCAACCTCACCACCTATCTCTTCGGCTCGATCACCACGGTCTCCCCCGAGGACGTCGTCGCGATCTCCCTCCTCGCCGCATTCGTCGTACTGATCACCTTGGGGCTGCGCCGCCAGCTCTTCGCGGTATGCCAGGACGAGGAGTTCGCCCGGGTGACCGGCCTTCCGGTGCGCACGCTCAACCTGCTGCTGGCCGTCACCGCGGCCGTCACGGTCACCGTCGCCATGCGCGTCGTCGGCCTGCTCCTGGTCAGCGCCCTGATGGTGGTCCCGGTCGCCGCCGCCCAGCAGGCCACCCGGGGCTTCGCGATGACGCTCGCGCTGGCGATCACCATCGGCGTCGTGGTGACCCTGTCCGGCACGGTCTTCTCCTTCTACAAGAACGTCCCGCCCGGCGCGAGCATCGTCGTCCTCGCCATCGGCGTCTTCGCCGTGATCACGGCCCTGGCCGCGCCCCTGGCGAAAAGACGCGCTCAACGGGTGGCCGCGGCCGGGGAAGGGTGCACGGTGAGGGACGATGTACTCGTATAA
- a CDS encoding Fur family transcriptional regulator — protein MVTAGPPVRGRSTRQRAAVAAALDEVDEFRSAQELHDMLKHRGDSVGLTTVYRTLQSLADAGEVDVLRTTEGEAVYRRCNSEEHHHHLVCRACGKAVEVEGPAVEKWADAIAAEHGFVDVAHTIEIFGTCGDCAATKAAQG, from the coding sequence GTGGTGACCGCGGGTCCCCCAGTACGCGGCCGGTCCACCAGGCAGCGCGCCGCGGTGGCGGCAGCACTGGACGAAGTGGACGAGTTCCGCAGTGCGCAGGAGCTCCACGACATGCTCAAGCACCGAGGCGACTCGGTGGGCCTGACCACCGTCTACCGCACCCTCCAGTCCCTCGCCGACGCCGGCGAGGTCGACGTCCTCCGCACCACTGAGGGCGAGGCGGTCTACCGCCGCTGCAACAGCGAGGAGCACCACCACCACCTGGTCTGCCGCGCCTGCGGCAAGGCGGTGGAGGTGGAGGGCCCCGCCGTCGAGAAGTGGGCCGACGCGATCGCCGCCGAGCACGGCTTCGTGGACGTGGCCCACACGATCGAGATCTTCGGCACCTGCGGCGACTGCGCGGCGACGAAGGCCGCGCAGGGCTGA
- a CDS encoding chemotaxis protein: MLSGLVPGIARDLSVSVGAAASLTSAYAIGMIVGAPVMAALSARWPRRRALAAFLTAFVVVHVIGAVTTDFAVLFGTRIVAAIANAGFLAVAMSVATALVPTARHARATAVLLSGVTLSCVAGVPAGALLGEWSGWRSAFWAVAALCLPALALVFRQAPADAAGREDVSIRREVRVVASRPVQWAMVLAAVVNGATFATFAYLAVIATDITHLPDAAVPALLAAFGVGAFVGVTTAGRRADGGFGRGLLLALFTLPVGWALLALASPYTAPLFIATILQGGLSFGIGSTLVTRVMHTAAQAPSLGGSFATVALNTGAFLGPLAAGVVTETTGDYRGAVWVSAALAATAVGAVAASRAWGARAGVEEAGY, translated from the coding sequence ATGCTGTCCGGTCTCGTACCGGGCATCGCCCGCGACCTCTCCGTATCGGTGGGAGCCGCGGCGAGCCTGACGTCCGCGTACGCGATCGGGATGATCGTCGGCGCCCCGGTGATGGCCGCGCTGAGCGCGCGATGGCCACGGCGGAGGGCCCTGGCGGCGTTTCTGACGGCGTTCGTGGTGGTGCATGTGATCGGCGCGGTGACGACGGACTTCGCCGTGCTCTTCGGTACTCGTATCGTCGCCGCGATCGCCAACGCCGGTTTCCTGGCGGTCGCGATGTCCGTCGCGACGGCCCTCGTACCGACGGCGCGGCACGCCAGGGCCACCGCCGTTCTGCTGTCCGGGGTCACGCTGTCGTGCGTCGCGGGTGTCCCCGCGGGGGCGTTGCTCGGGGAGTGGTCCGGCTGGCGTTCCGCGTTCTGGGCCGTGGCGGCCCTGTGCCTGCCCGCGCTGGCTCTGGTCTTCCGCCAGGCACCCGCCGACGCGGCGGGTCGGGAGGATGTGTCGATCAGGCGGGAAGTGCGAGTGGTGGCGTCGCGCCCGGTGCAGTGGGCCATGGTCCTGGCGGCCGTGGTCAACGGGGCGACCTTCGCGACCTTCGCCTACCTGGCCGTCATCGCCACGGACATCACCCACCTCCCCGACGCCGCCGTCCCCGCCCTTCTCGCCGCGTTCGGGGTGGGCGCCTTCGTGGGGGTCACCACGGCCGGCCGTAGGGCCGACGGCGGGTTCGGGAGGGGCCTGCTCCTCGCGCTGTTCACCCTGCCTGTGGGCTGGGCTTTGCTGGCGCTGGCCAGCCCCTATACGGCCCCGCTCTTCATCGCGACGATCCTCCAGGGCGGCCTGTCGTTCGGCATCGGCTCAACCCTCGTCACCCGCGTCATGCACACGGCCGCCCAGGCCCCTTCACTGGGCGGCTCGTTCGCCACGGTCGCGCTGAACACGGGTGCCTTCCTGGGCCCGTTGGCCGCGGGCGTCGTGACGGAGACGACGGGCGACTACCGGGGGGCGGTGTGGGTCAGCGCCGCGCTGGCCGCGACGGCGGTGGGTGCTGTCGCCGCTTCGCGGGCATGGGGTGCCCGCGCGGGTGTCGAGGAAGCCGGGTACTGA
- a CDS encoding deaminase, with the protein MRKLVYYVAVTLDGRIAGPGGEYDFYFAGDERQSAAYSAWTNTLFPDTVPTAHRAAAGLTDTPNRHFDTVVMGLGAYRPALDAGITSPYAHLRQYVVSSTLKPDIDPAVTVVPGDPLALVRELKREEGTGLNVWLCGGGKLAGALLPEVDELVIKNYPVVAGAGVPAFDGAFDPTVFDVAERTAFPGGVTLTHLTRR; encoded by the coding sequence ATGCGAAAGCTCGTGTACTACGTCGCCGTCACGCTCGATGGTCGCATCGCCGGTCCCGGCGGTGAGTACGACTTCTACTTCGCCGGCGACGAACGGCAGTCCGCCGCCTACTCGGCCTGGACCAACACGCTGTTTCCCGACACGGTCCCGACCGCCCACCGCGCCGCGGCCGGCCTGACCGACACGCCCAACCGGCACTTCGACACCGTCGTCATGGGCCTCGGCGCCTACCGCCCCGCCCTCGACGCGGGGATCACCAGCCCGTACGCGCATCTGCGTCAGTACGTGGTGTCCAGCACCCTCAAGCCCGACATCGACCCGGCCGTCACCGTCGTCCCGGGCGATCCGCTCGCCCTCGTACGCGAGCTCAAGCGGGAGGAGGGCACCGGGCTGAACGTATGGCTCTGCGGCGGTGGCAAACTGGCGGGTGCCCTGCTGCCCGAGGTCGACGAGCTGGTGATCAAGAACTACCCGGTCGTCGCCGGTGCCGGGGTCCCGGCCTTCGACGGCGCCTTCGACCCCACCGTCTTCGACGTCGCCGAGCGCACGGCCTTCCCCGGCGGCGTCACCCTCACCCACCTCACGCGCCGCTAG
- a CDS encoding TetR family transcriptional regulator yields the protein MVRRNDERRAALVDAAIEVLAREGARGLTFRAVDTEAAVPAGTASNYFANRDDLLTQAGARVYERLQPDEATIARQRAAGRDRETYVELMRELVGRVASFRTGYLALLELRLEATRRPALRKVLTERVRADVDANVAYHEASGLPGDAMAVKLLIMALNWLIVEQLTLPDVFTEAERDRLVAAAVERIVAAE from the coding sequence ATGGTGAGACGGAACGACGAGCGGCGCGCCGCACTCGTCGACGCTGCGATCGAGGTGTTGGCCAGGGAAGGCGCACGCGGCCTGACCTTCCGGGCGGTGGACACCGAGGCCGCCGTCCCCGCCGGTACGGCGTCCAACTACTTCGCCAACCGCGACGATCTGCTCACCCAGGCCGGCGCCCGCGTCTATGAGCGGCTCCAGCCCGACGAGGCCACGATCGCCCGCCAGCGGGCGGCAGGCCGCGACCGGGAGACCTACGTGGAGCTGATGCGTGAACTCGTCGGCCGCGTCGCCTCGTTCCGCACCGGCTATCTGGCCCTGCTGGAGCTCCGCCTCGAGGCCACCCGGCGCCCCGCGCTCCGTAAGGTCCTCACCGAGCGGGTGCGGGCCGACGTCGATGCCAACGTCGCCTACCACGAGGCGTCGGGGCTCCCCGGCGACGCCATGGCCGTCAAGCTGCTGATAATGGCTCTGAACTGGCTGATCGTCGAGCAGCTCACCTTGCCGGACGTCTTCACGGAGGCGGAGCGTGACCGGCTGGTGGCGGCCGCGGTGGAGCGCATCGTGGCGGCGGAATAG
- a CDS encoding UDP pyrophosphate synthase, with translation MAGRGFLGRQRREYRIPEPHPSGARPPKIPGELVPQHVACVMDGNGRWAKERGLPRTEGHKVGEGVVLDVLKGCLEMGVKNLSLYAFSTENWKRSPDEVRFLMNFNRDVIRRRRDEMDAMGVRIRWAGRMPKLWKSVAQELQVAQEQTKDNDAMTMYFCMNYGGRAEIADAAKALAEDVRSGRLDPSKVNEKTFAKYLYYPDMPDVDLFLRPSGEQRTSNYLIWQSAYAEMVYQDVLWPDFDRRDLWRACLEYASRDRRFGGAIPNEDQLKKDDSPSE, from the coding sequence ATGGCAGGACGCGGGTTTCTGGGCCGACAGCGGCGCGAGTACCGGATCCCGGAGCCGCACCCGTCCGGCGCCCGGCCGCCGAAGATCCCCGGTGAGCTGGTGCCGCAGCACGTGGCGTGCGTGATGGACGGGAACGGCCGCTGGGCCAAGGAGCGCGGGCTGCCGCGCACCGAGGGGCACAAGGTCGGCGAGGGCGTCGTGCTGGACGTGCTCAAGGGCTGCCTCGAGATGGGCGTGAAGAACCTCTCCCTCTACGCCTTCTCGACCGAGAACTGGAAGCGCTCGCCCGATGAGGTGCGTTTCCTGATGAACTTCAACCGCGATGTCATCCGCCGCCGCCGCGACGAGATGGACGCGATGGGCGTACGGATCCGCTGGGCGGGCCGGATGCCCAAGCTGTGGAAGTCGGTGGCGCAGGAACTCCAGGTCGCCCAGGAGCAGACCAAGGACAACGACGCCATGACGATGTACTTCTGCATGAACTACGGCGGCCGGGCGGAGATCGCGGACGCGGCGAAGGCGCTGGCGGAGGACGTCCGGTCGGGGCGGCTCGATCCGTCGAAGGTGAACGAGAAGACGTTCGCGAAGTACCTCTACTACCCGGACATGCCGGATGTGGATCTCTTCCTGCGCCCCTCGGGCGAGCAGCGGACGTCCAACTACCTGATCTGGCAGAGCGCGTACGCCGAGATGGTGTACCAGGACGTGCTGTGGCCGGACTTCGACCGCCGCGACCTGTGGCGGGCGTGCCTGGAGTACGCCTCGCGGGACCGCCGCTTCGGCGGGGCGATCCCGAACGAGGACCAGTTGAAGAAGGACGACTCCCCGTCCGAGTAA
- a CDS encoding DNA repair protein RecO — MGAMSLFRDDGIVLRTQKLGEADRIISLLTRNNGRVRAVARGVRRTKSKFGARLEPFSHVDVQFFSRGGGELIGRGLPLCTQSETIAPYGGTIVTDYARYTAGTAMLETAERFTDHEGEPAVQQYLLLVGALRTLAAGEHEPHLVLDAFLLRSLAVNGYAPSFDDCAKCGMPGPNRFFSVGAGGVICGECRVPGSVVPSAESLTLLGALLTGDWATADACELRHAREGSGLVAAYLSWHLERGLRSLRYVEK; from the coding sequence ATGGGCGCCATGAGTCTGTTCCGCGACGACGGCATCGTGCTGCGCACCCAGAAGCTGGGCGAGGCGGACCGGATCATCAGCCTCCTCACCCGCAACAACGGCCGCGTCCGCGCCGTCGCGCGGGGGGTGCGGCGGACGAAGTCGAAGTTCGGGGCGCGGCTCGAACCGTTCAGCCACGTCGACGTGCAGTTCTTCTCGCGCGGCGGTGGTGAGCTGATCGGCCGCGGGCTGCCGCTGTGTACGCAGAGTGAGACGATCGCGCCGTACGGTGGGACGATCGTCACCGATTACGCCCGCTACACCGCCGGTACGGCCATGCTGGAGACGGCCGAGCGGTTCACCGACCATGAGGGCGAGCCCGCCGTACAGCAGTATCTGCTGCTCGTCGGCGCCCTGCGCACCCTGGCCGCCGGGGAGCACGAGCCGCATCTCGTCCTGGACGCGTTCCTGCTGCGCTCGCTCGCGGTCAACGGTTACGCACCGAGTTTCGACGACTGCGCCAAGTGCGGGATGCCCGGTCCGAACCGGTTCTTCTCGGTCGGCGCGGGCGGGGTCATCTGCGGAGAGTGCCGGGTGCCCGGAAGCGTCGTACCCTCGGCGGAGTCGCTGACGCTGCTGGGCGCGCTGCTGACGGGGGACTGGGCGACGGCGGACGCGTGTGAGCTGCGGCATGCCCGGGAGGGCAGCGGGCTCGTGGCGGCGTATTTGTCCTGGCACCTGGAGCGGGGACTTCGGTCGCTGCGGTACGTAGAGAAGTAG